CGAAACTCGACACCAAGCACGATCCGTTCACGATCATCATCTTTCTTGTGCTCTTAATCGCCGGCGTGCTGTATGGCGCCTACAGCCTGTATTCCGATATCAGTACCACCGAGGTCGCGCCCACGACCTATCTGCCGTTCATATTGCTCGGTGTCGCGCTTTTCATCGCTCTGGCCTTCGAGTTTGTAAACGGCTTCCATGACACAGCTAACGCGGTGGCGACAGTCATTTA
The sequence above is drawn from the Alphaproteobacteria bacterium genome and encodes:
- a CDS encoding inorganic phosphate transporter → MTDLATSPLASSLDELHPVAVKPKLDTKHDPFTIIIFLVLLIAGVLYGAYSLYSDISTTEVAPTTYLPFILLGVALFIALAFEFVNGFHDTANAVATVI